The Devosia sp. SD17-2 genome includes a region encoding these proteins:
- a CDS encoding monovalent cation:proton antiporter-2 (CPA2) family protein has translation MAQDLVETVSHAAGGGVDLLPVVILLGAAAVAVPLFRRLGLGSVLGYLAAGVLLGPSGFDVVTDPSAVLHLAELGVVMFLFIIGLEMEPSRLWALRRQIFGLGVIQVGVCGLLLTGVGMMLGFAPVVSFVFGMGFVLTSTAIVMQMLGERGELGSESGQKMVSILLLEDLAIVPLLAIVALLAPGAGDTSFLTRILSIGLAIGAVLLLIFLGRRIMNPFFAVLAAAKVRELMTAGALLVVLGAALLFQAAGLSMAMGAFLAGVLLSTSTFRHQLEADVEPFRGLLLGLFFLAVGMSLELSVVAENWQVIAAGVVAAMLVKGVAIYIIARLLRSSHGEAMERAVLMGQGGEFAFVLYTTAVSAGLIDGPSNAIFTATVILSMVLTPLLVIPMRRLMPKKTMSMDGIEEVNGLSGRVLLIGFGRFGQIASQPLLGQGHQISIIDNDVEMIRAASQFGFKVYYGDGTRLDVLHAAGADRAEMVLVCVNDAKATTLIAELIRDHFPLVKVMARAFDRGHAIELREIGVEYELRETFESAVRFGGQAIRILGASEVEIDDAIEGVRNRDRMRFEAQLLGDLRQQDLLISNAIDQARESGVEVDPNAAEASAKASTEPH, from the coding sequence ATGGCCCAAGACCTGGTGGAGACTGTTTCTCACGCAGCAGGGGGAGGGGTCGACCTCCTTCCCGTGGTGATCCTGTTGGGGGCGGCGGCCGTAGCGGTGCCGCTGTTCCGGCGGCTTGGCCTCGGCTCGGTGCTGGGATATCTGGCGGCAGGCGTGCTGCTCGGCCCTTCCGGCTTTGACGTGGTGACGGACCCATCGGCGGTGCTGCACCTGGCCGAACTCGGCGTCGTCATGTTCCTCTTCATCATCGGCCTCGAAATGGAGCCCTCCCGCCTCTGGGCGTTGCGGCGGCAGATCTTTGGGCTTGGGGTGATCCAGGTCGGGGTCTGCGGACTGCTGCTGACCGGGGTCGGCATGATGCTTGGCTTTGCGCCCGTCGTGTCCTTCGTGTTCGGCATGGGGTTTGTTCTCACCTCGACCGCTATCGTCATGCAGATGCTGGGCGAACGGGGCGAACTGGGGAGCGAAAGCGGCCAGAAAATGGTCTCGATCCTGCTGCTCGAAGACCTCGCCATCGTGCCGCTCCTGGCCATCGTGGCGCTGCTGGCACCGGGCGCAGGGGATACCAGCTTTCTGACCCGCATCTTGTCCATAGGCCTCGCTATCGGCGCGGTGCTGCTGCTGATCTTCCTCGGTCGACGGATCATGAATCCGTTCTTTGCCGTGCTCGCCGCCGCCAAGGTCCGCGAGCTGATGACGGCCGGAGCGCTGCTGGTCGTGCTCGGCGCGGCGCTGTTGTTCCAGGCGGCGGGCCTCTCCATGGCCATGGGGGCGTTTCTTGCCGGCGTGCTGCTCTCGACCTCGACGTTCCGCCATCAGCTCGAGGCTGACGTCGAGCCGTTCCGCGGGCTGCTGCTGGGCCTGTTCTTTCTTGCTGTCGGCATGTCGCTGGAACTCAGCGTGGTGGCCGAAAACTGGCAGGTGATCGCCGCCGGCGTGGTTGCGGCCATGCTGGTCAAGGGCGTCGCCATCTACATCATCGCTCGACTGCTGCGGTCGAGCCATGGCGAGGCGATGGAGCGGGCGGTGCTTATGGGGCAGGGCGGCGAGTTCGCTTTCGTGCTCTACACGACGGCCGTGAGCGCGGGGCTGATCGATGGGCCATCCAACGCGATCTTCACCGCGACCGTGATCCTCTCCATGGTGCTGACGCCCCTGCTGGTCATCCCGATGCGGCGGCTGATGCCGAAGAAGACGATGTCGATGGACGGGATCGAGGAGGTCAACGGCCTCAGCGGACGCGTATTGCTGATCGGGTTCGGGCGGTTTGGGCAGATCGCCAGCCAGCCGCTGCTCGGTCAGGGACACCAGATCTCGATCATCGACAACGATGTCGAGATGATCCGGGCGGCATCGCAGTTCGGTTTCAAAGTCTATTATGGCGATGGCACCCGGCTCGATGTGCTGCATGCGGCAGGGGCAGACCGGGCCGAAATGGTGCTGGTCTGCGTCAACGACGCCAAGGCAACGACGCTGATCGCCGAGCTGATCCGGGATCATTTTCCGCTGGTCAAGGTGATGGCACGCGCCTTCGATCGGGGCCACGCCATCGAACTGCGCGAGATCGGCGTCGAGTATGAACTGCGCGAAACCTTCGAATCGGCGGTGCGGTTCGGAGGGCAGGCGATCCGCATCCTGGGCGCCAGCGAAGTCGAAATCGACGACGCCATCGAAGGGGTTCGCAACCGTGACCGGATGCGGTTCGAGGCGCAATTGCTGGGCGACCTGCGCCAGCAGGATTTGTTGATCTCCAACGCGATAGACCAGGCCCGGGAGAGTGGCGTCGAGGTCGACCCGAACGCTGCGGAGGCAAGTGCCAAGGCCAGCACAGAGCCCCATTGA
- a CDS encoding glycogen/starch/alpha-glucan phosphorylase, whose amino-acid sequence MPQKPIVYDAPIHEPRAITVEAIQAEILERLIYSVGKDPIVARPHDWLTATILAVRDRVMDRWMESSRETWRTANKRVYYLSLEFLIGRLMRDAMSNVGLMEPVQQALANLNVDLGDLINLEPDAALGNGGLGRLAACFLESMSSVDIPAYGYGIRYVHGLFRQEMSEGWQVELPEEWLAHGNPWEFERRESTYEIGFGGHVNPVQDPDGSIRQEWEPNEHLLAVAYDTPIVGWRGKRVNTLRLWSAQPIDPILLDKFNSGDHIGALEESAKAEAITRVLYPADSTPAGQELRLRQEFFFSSASLQDIVRRHLQQYGDLSSLPEKVAIQLNDTHPAISVAELMRILIDDNGIKWDQAWKLCKGTFGYTNHTLLPEALESWPVALLERLLPRHMQIIYQINAEVLTEARVKAGFNDQQVATISLIDEHGGRRVRMGQLAFVGSHSINGVSALHTELMKQTVFADLHRLYPERINNKTNGITPRRWLLQCNPSLTKLVSDRIGPEFMDDVEKLHLLALHAEDKGFQKQFAAVKFANKQRLARLIKDRLNVTVSPEALFDVQIKRIHEYKRQLLNIIHAVALYDEIRAHPEREWKPHVKIFAGKAAPSYWNAKLIIKLINDVARVINNDPAVRGLLKVVFLPNYNVSLAEVIVPAADLSEQISTAGMEASGTGNMKFMANGAITIGTMDGANVEMHKEVGPDNIVIFGLSAQEVEDKRSRSEVPRSAIDKSRRLREALESISSGVFSPDDPNRYRDLIGGLYDHDWFMVARDFDAYWAAQEKVSRLWANPDRWWAMAIRNTANMGFFSSDRTIRQYAGEIWGVPTA is encoded by the coding sequence ATGCCGCAAAAGCCGATCGTCTACGATGCTCCAATCCACGAGCCCCGTGCCATTACTGTTGAAGCCATTCAGGCTGAAATTCTTGAAAGGCTGATCTATTCCGTAGGTAAGGACCCCATTGTCGCCCGCCCGCATGACTGGCTGACCGCCACGATCCTGGCAGTGCGCGACCGTGTGATGGACCGCTGGATGGAGAGTTCGCGCGAGACCTGGCGGACTGCCAACAAGCGGGTCTACTACCTCAGCCTCGAATTCCTCATCGGCCGGCTCATGCGCGATGCAATGAGCAATGTGGGGCTGATGGAGCCGGTGCAGCAGGCGCTGGCCAATCTCAATGTCGACCTCGGCGATCTGATTAATCTCGAGCCCGACGCGGCGCTCGGCAATGGCGGCCTTGGCCGCCTCGCAGCGTGCTTCCTAGAGTCCATGTCGTCGGTCGATATCCCCGCCTACGGCTATGGCATTCGCTATGTCCATGGGCTGTTCCGGCAGGAAATGAGCGAAGGCTGGCAGGTCGAGCTGCCCGAAGAGTGGCTTGCCCACGGCAATCCATGGGAATTCGAGCGGCGCGAAAGCACCTATGAGATCGGCTTTGGCGGACACGTCAATCCGGTCCAGGATCCGGATGGCAGCATTCGTCAGGAATGGGAGCCCAACGAGCATCTGCTGGCGGTGGCCTATGACACGCCGATCGTCGGCTGGCGCGGCAAGCGGGTGAATACGCTGCGGCTATGGAGCGCGCAGCCGATCGACCCGATCCTGCTCGACAAGTTCAATTCCGGCGACCACATCGGCGCGCTCGAAGAAAGCGCCAAGGCAGAAGCGATCACGCGGGTGCTTTATCCGGCGGATTCAACGCCGGCCGGCCAGGAATTGCGCCTGCGTCAGGAGTTCTTTTTCTCCTCGGCATCGCTGCAGGACATCGTGCGACGGCATCTCCAGCAATATGGCGACCTCAGCTCGCTGCCAGAGAAAGTGGCCATCCAGCTCAACGACACGCACCCGGCCATTTCGGTGGCCGAGCTCATGCGCATTCTCATCGATGACAATGGGATCAAGTGGGATCAGGCCTGGAAACTGTGCAAGGGCACGTTCGGCTATACCAATCACACGCTCCTGCCCGAAGCGCTGGAAAGCTGGCCGGTGGCCCTACTGGAGCGGCTGCTCCCGCGGCACATGCAGATTATCTACCAGATCAATGCAGAAGTGCTGACCGAGGCCCGGGTCAAGGCCGGGTTCAACGACCAGCAGGTGGCGACCATCTCTCTGATCGATGAGCATGGCGGTCGTCGCGTGCGCATGGGGCAGCTGGCCTTTGTTGGCTCGCACTCGATCAATGGCGTCTCGGCGCTGCATACCGAGCTGATGAAGCAGACGGTTTTCGCCGACCTGCACAGGCTTTACCCCGAGAGGATCAACAACAAGACCAATGGCATCACGCCGCGGCGCTGGCTGCTGCAGTGCAATCCGAGCCTGACCAAGCTGGTCAGCGACCGTATTGGCCCAGAGTTCATGGACGATGTAGAGAAGCTGCACCTTCTGGCGCTCCACGCTGAGGACAAGGGGTTCCAGAAGCAGTTTGCGGCGGTGAAGTTCGCCAACAAGCAGCGCCTCGCCAGGTTGATCAAGGACCGGCTCAATGTCACGGTGTCGCCCGAGGCGCTGTTTGACGTGCAGATCAAGCGCATCCACGAATATAAGCGCCAGCTCCTCAACATCATTCACGCGGTGGCGCTCTATGATGAAATCCGCGCCCATCCGGAGCGGGAATGGAAGCCGCACGTCAAAATTTTCGCGGGCAAGGCGGCGCCGAGCTATTGGAATGCCAAGCTGATCATCAAGCTGATCAACGACGTGGCGCGGGTCATCAATAATGACCCGGCCGTGCGCGGCCTGCTCAAGGTTGTGTTCCTGCCGAACTACAATGTGAGCCTCGCCGAAGTGATCGTGCCGGCGGCCGATCTCTCCGAGCAGATCTCGACCGCAGGCATGGAAGCGTCCGGTACGGGCAACATGAAGTTCATGGCCAATGGCGCCATCACCATCGGCACGATGGACGGCGCCAATGTCGAGATGCACAAGGAAGTAGGACCCGACAATATCGTCATCTTCGGGCTCTCGGCGCAGGAGGTCGAGGACAAGCGCAGCCGCAGCGAGGTACCGCGCTCGGCCATCGACAAGTCGCGCCGCCTGCGCGAGGCGCTCGAGTCCATCTCTTCCGGCGTGTTCTCGCCCGATGATCCCAACCGCTATCGTGATCTAATCGGCGGTCTCTATGACCATGACTGGTTCATGGTTGCCCGTGACTTCGACGCCTATTGGGCGGCGCAGGAAAAGGTCAGCCGGCTTTGGGCCAATCCCGACCGGTGGTGGGCGATGGCGATCCGCAATACGGCGAACATGGGGTTCTTCTCGTCGGATCGCACGATCAGACAATATGCCGGCGAAATCTGGGGTGTGCCCACGGCATAG
- the glgB gene encoding 1,4-alpha-glucan branching protein GlgB: MSKENWQADAREVEAIVAGRHGDAFAFLGLHEIDGNWVLRAFIPHAEAVTAYTLDGTELSHLFPRHAAGFFEGKVNLDRRQPIRYRAKNAGGEWDAYDPYSFGPVLGPMDDYYIGEGSHLRLFDKLGAHEMEFEGVHGTHFAVWAPNALRVSVVGTFNDWDGRRHPMRNRGGIWEVFVPVVGTGTIYKYEIVGPDGKVLPLKADPFARQAELRPRNGSVVPDPTPFTWTDDKYMRERSSRDWRRTPMSIYEVHPGSWRRRADGSFLSYDQLAEQLIPYAADMGYTHIELLPISEHPYDPSWGYQPTGLYAPTARFGDPAGFARLVNAAHEAGLGVILDWVPAHFPTDEFGLSNFDGTALYEHSDPRQGFHPDWNTAIYNFGRKEVSAFLTNNALFWFEKFHIDGLRVDAVASMLYLDYSRQPGQWVPNKHGGNENLEAVAFLQRVNAEVYKQFPGAFMIAEESTSWPGVSQPTYTGGLGFGFKWNMGFMNDTLRFMARSPIHRRYHHNDMTFGLVYAFSENFVLPLSHDEVVHGKGSLLDKMPGDEWQQFANLRAYLAFMWGHPGKKLLFMGQEFAQRAEWAEGKGLDWWLLDAAPHEGMRRLVADLNAAYRSLPALHERDCEPDGFEWVIGNDQANSVLAWLRKAPDAEPVLVISNFTPVPREHYKVPLPKAGRWIERINTDAGWYAGGNTGNQGGIIAREVTGQHWPAEAELYLPPLATLFLKYDPD; this comes from the coding sequence GTGAGCAAAGAAAACTGGCAGGCCGATGCGCGTGAAGTCGAAGCAATCGTGGCGGGACGCCATGGCGATGCCTTCGCCTTTCTCGGCCTGCATGAAATCGACGGCAATTGGGTGCTGCGCGCCTTTATTCCGCACGCTGAGGCTGTCACCGCCTATACGCTGGACGGCACAGAACTCAGCCATCTGTTCCCGCGCCATGCGGCGGGGTTCTTTGAAGGCAAGGTCAATCTGGACCGGCGACAGCCCATTCGGTATCGCGCCAAGAATGCCGGCGGAGAATGGGATGCCTATGATCCCTATTCCTTTGGTCCGGTGCTCGGGCCTATGGACGACTATTATATCGGCGAGGGCAGCCATCTGAGGCTGTTTGACAAGCTCGGCGCCCACGAGATGGAGTTCGAGGGCGTTCACGGCACCCATTTTGCGGTGTGGGCACCTAATGCGCTGCGTGTTTCGGTGGTGGGGACGTTCAACGATTGGGACGGACGGCGCCACCCGATGCGCAATCGCGGCGGTATCTGGGAAGTCTTTGTGCCGGTCGTTGGAACAGGCACGATCTACAAATATGAGATTGTCGGGCCGGACGGGAAAGTCCTGCCGCTCAAGGCCGATCCGTTTGCACGGCAGGCCGAGTTGCGGCCGCGCAATGGCTCGGTGGTGCCAGACCCGACGCCCTTCACCTGGACCGACGACAAATATATGCGCGAGCGGTCAAGCCGGGATTGGCGGCGCACGCCGATGTCGATTTATGAAGTGCATCCCGGATCGTGGCGGCGGCGGGCCGACGGCAGTTTTCTCAGCTATGACCAGTTGGCCGAGCAGCTGATCCCCTATGCGGCGGACATGGGCTACACCCATATCGAGCTCCTGCCGATCAGCGAGCATCCATACGATCCGAGCTGGGGCTATCAACCAACCGGGCTCTATGCACCAACGGCGCGGTTCGGTGATCCGGCGGGGTTTGCCCGGCTGGTCAATGCCGCCCATGAGGCAGGGCTTGGCGTCATCCTGGACTGGGTGCCGGCGCATTTCCCGACCGACGAATTCGGTCTCAGCAATTTCGACGGCACGGCGCTCTACGAGCATTCCGATCCACGGCAGGGTTTCCACCCCGACTGGAACACGGCGATCTATAATTTTGGTCGCAAGGAGGTTTCGGCCTTCCTCACCAATAATGCGCTGTTCTGGTTCGAGAAATTCCACATCGACGGGCTGCGCGTCGATGCCGTGGCGTCAATGCTCTATCTCGATTATTCGCGCCAGCCGGGGCAGTGGGTGCCCAACAAGCATGGCGGTAACGAGAACCTCGAAGCGGTTGCGTTCCTGCAGCGGGTCAATGCCGAGGTCTACAAGCAGTTTCCCGGCGCATTCATGATCGCTGAGGAGTCTACCTCATGGCCGGGCGTCAGCCAGCCAACCTACACCGGCGGGCTGGGCTTCGGCTTCAAGTGGAACATGGGCTTCATGAACGACACGCTGCGGTTCATGGCGCGCAGCCCGATCCACCGGCGCTACCATCACAACGACATGACCTTCGGCCTCGTCTACGCCTTCAGCGAGAATTTCGTGCTGCCGCTGAGCCATGACGAGGTGGTGCATGGGAAGGGTTCGCTGCTCGACAAGATGCCGGGCGACGAGTGGCAGCAGTTTGCCAATCTGCGCGCCTATCTGGCGTTCATGTGGGGGCACCCGGGCAAGAAGCTGCTGTTCATGGGCCAGGAGTTTGCCCAACGCGCCGAATGGGCCGAGGGCAAGGGGCTCGACTGGTGGCTGCTCGATGCCGCGCCGCATGAGGGCATGCGCCGCCTCGTGGCCGATCTCAATGCCGCCTACCGGAGCCTTCCGGCCCTGCATGAGCGCGATTGCGAGCCGGACGGGTTCGAATGGGTCATCGGCAATGACCAGGCCAACTCCGTGTTGGCATGGCTGCGCAAGGCACCGGACGCCGAGCCGGTGCTGGTCATCTCCAATTTCACGCCGGTCCCGCGTGAACACTACAAGGTGCCGCTGCCCAAGGCAGGGCGGTGGATCGAAAGGATCAATACTGACGCCGGATGGTACGCAGGGGGGAATACGGGCAACCAGGGGGGCATAATCGCCCGCGAGGTGACGGGGCAGCACTGGCCGGCGGAAGCCGAGCTCTATCTGCCGCCGCTGGCAACCCTTTTCCTGAAATACGATCCGGATTGA
- the glgC gene encoding glucose-1-phosphate adenylyltransferase, which translates to MADYRVPSPLAREAMAYVLAGGRGTRLMELTDRRAKPAVYFGGKSRIIDFALSNAINSGIRRISVATQYQAHSLIRHLSRGWNFLRQERNESFDVLPASQRVAEDMWYAGTADAVFQNMDIIEDYGARYIVILAGDHIYKMDYEIMLRQHVDTGADVTIGCLEVPRKEASAFGVMHVDGRDRVIDFVEKPKDPPCIPDRPDTALASMGIYVFETRFLMEQLRRDAATEGSSRDFGKDIIPYIVKNGTAWAHRFTRSCVRSSNESVAYWRDVGTVDAYWKANIDLTDINPQLDLYDRDWPIWTYAEITPPAKFVHDFDGRRGSAVNSLVSGDCIISGGHLQRTLLSTGSRVHSYSVLEEAVVLPYCDIGRSARLKKVVIDRGVSVPEGLVVGEDPEFDAKWFRRTADGVTLITQAMINRYLADR; encoded by the coding sequence ATGGCTGATTACAGGGTACCATCGCCATTGGCCCGCGAGGCGATGGCCTATGTGCTGGCCGGGGGACGCGGAACACGGCTGATGGAGCTGACCGATCGGCGCGCCAAGCCGGCTGTCTATTTCGGGGGCAAGTCGCGCATCATCGACTTTGCGCTCTCCAATGCCATCAATTCAGGCATCCGCCGTATCTCCGTGGCAACGCAGTACCAGGCGCACAGCCTGATCCGCCACTTGTCTCGCGGCTGGAACTTCCTGCGCCAAGAACGTAACGAGAGCTTTGACGTACTGCCCGCGAGCCAGCGTGTGGCCGAGGACATGTGGTATGCGGGCACGGCTGACGCCGTGTTCCAGAACATGGACATTATCGAGGACTACGGCGCCCGCTATATCGTTATCCTGGCCGGCGACCATATCTACAAGATGGACTACGAAATCATGCTCCGCCAGCATGTGGATACGGGCGCGGACGTGACCATCGGGTGCCTTGAAGTGCCGCGCAAGGAGGCCTCGGCCTTTGGCGTGATGCATGTCGACGGGCGCGACCGGGTGATCGACTTTGTCGAAAAACCCAAGGACCCGCCGTGCATCCCGGATCGGCCGGACACGGCGCTGGCGTCCATGGGCATCTATGTCTTCGAGACGCGCTTCCTGATGGAGCAATTGCGCCGCGATGCCGCGACCGAGGGCTCGAGCCGGGACTTCGGCAAGGACATCATCCCCTATATCGTCAAGAACGGCACAGCCTGGGCGCACCGGTTCACGCGCTCCTGCGTCCGCTCCAGCAATGAGAGCGTGGCCTATTGGCGCGACGTGGGCACGGTGGATGCCTATTGGAAGGCCAATATCGACCTCACTGACATCAACCCGCAGCTCGACCTCTATGATCGCGACTGGCCGATCTGGACCTATGCCGAAATAACCCCGCCGGCCAAGTTTGTGCATGATTTTGATGGTCGACGCGGCTCTGCGGTGAATTCGCTGGTGTCGGGCGACTGCATCATTTCGGGCGGGCATCTGCAGCGGACGCTGTTGTCCACCGGTAGCCGGGTCCACTCCTATTCCGTGCTGGAAGAAGCGGTGGTGCTGCCCTATTGCGATATCGGGCGCAGTGCGCGATTGAAGAAGGTCGTGATCGACCGCGGTGTCAGCGTGCCCGAGGGACTGGTCGTCGGCGAGGACCCTGAATTCGATGCCAAATGGTTCCGGCGGACGGCGGACGGGGTGACACTGATTACGCAAGCCATGATCAATCGGTATCTGGCCGACAGATGA
- the glgA gene encoding glycogen synthase GlgA produces MEVLSVASEVYPLIKTGGLADVAGALPLALAETGVTMRTLVPGYPAVVAKLTGGREVAQFDDLFGFRGRLIAGRVDGLDLIVLVVPALYDRPGNPYVGPEGWDWPDNWKRFAALSWVASELGLGLVDGYRPQIIHAHDWQAGLVPAYVKYGPSATLKTVMTVHNMAFQGTYGADVFGQLRLPPHAFSVEGVEYYGGVGYLKAGVECADVVTTVSPTYAAEIRTPAFGMGLDGLLSHRSHTVFGVLNGIDMNAWDPATDKALTRNYTANSLHHRAENKVAVQERFGLQQSNGPLFVVVSRLTWQKGIDLLAGCIDMIVAAGGQLAVLGSGEAELENAVRGAAMRHPGQVGLVTGYNEELSHLLQGGGDVILVPSRFEPCGLTQLYALRYGAIPLVSRVGGLNDTVIDANVAALQAEVATGVQFSPPSEAALADAIKRVLALYADEKLWKKMQRRGMKSDVSWQASAAKYAALYASLIGLDKV; encoded by the coding sequence ATCGAGGTTCTATCCGTTGCCTCCGAAGTCTATCCGCTGATCAAGACGGGGGGCCTGGCCGATGTCGCCGGCGCCCTGCCGCTGGCCTTGGCCGAGACCGGGGTGACCATGCGCACTCTGGTGCCCGGTTATCCGGCCGTTGTGGCGAAGCTGACCGGTGGTCGCGAGGTTGCGCAGTTCGACGATCTCTTTGGCTTCCGCGGTCGGCTAATCGCGGGGCGGGTCGATGGCCTAGATCTCATCGTGCTTGTTGTGCCCGCACTCTATGATCGGCCGGGGAACCCCTATGTGGGCCCCGAAGGCTGGGATTGGCCGGATAACTGGAAGCGCTTTGCGGCGCTGAGCTGGGTGGCGTCGGAACTTGGGCTCGGACTGGTGGACGGATATCGGCCGCAGATCATCCACGCCCACGACTGGCAGGCAGGCCTTGTGCCGGCCTATGTCAAATACGGGCCTTCGGCGACGCTGAAGACGGTCATGACCGTGCACAACATGGCCTTCCAGGGCACGTATGGCGCAGATGTTTTCGGGCAACTGCGCCTGCCGCCGCATGCGTTCTCGGTGGAGGGCGTGGAATATTATGGGGGCGTCGGTTACCTCAAGGCGGGGGTAGAATGCGCTGACGTGGTGACCACAGTCAGCCCGACCTATGCCGCCGAAATCCGCACGCCGGCCTTTGGCATGGGGCTGGATGGCCTCCTCAGCCATCGCAGCCACACGGTGTTTGGCGTGCTCAACGGCATCGACATGAATGCCTGGGATCCGGCGACCGACAAGGCGCTGACACGGAACTATACGGCAAACTCGCTGCATCACCGCGCGGAAAACAAGGTGGCTGTGCAGGAGCGGTTTGGCCTCCAACAGAGCAATGGCCCGCTCTTTGTGGTCGTCAGCCGGCTTACCTGGCAAAAGGGCATCGATCTTCTCGCCGGCTGTATCGACATGATCGTGGCAGCCGGTGGCCAGTTGGCCGTGCTGGGATCGGGCGAGGCGGAACTCGAAAACGCCGTCCGGGGCGCTGCCATGCGCCATCCCGGACAGGTCGGGCTCGTGACAGGCTATAATGAAGAGCTGAGCCATCTGCTGCAGGGCGGCGGCGATGTCATTCTCGTGCCATCGCGCTTCGAGCCCTGCGGGCTGACGCAGCTTTATGCACTGCGCTATGGGGCTATTCCCTTGGTGAGCCGGGTCGGCGGGCTCAATGATACCGTCATCGACGCCAATGTGGCGGCCCTGCAGGCAGAAGTTGCGACCGGCGTGCAGTTCTCGCCCCCGAGCGAGGCCGCGCTGGCCGATGCAATCAAGCGCGTGCTGGCGCTCTATGCCGACGAGAAACTTTGGAAAAAGATGCAGAGACGCGGGATGAAATCGGACGTGAGCTGGCAGGCCAGCGCCGCCAAATATGCCGCGCTCTATGCCTCGCTGATCGGATTGGACAAAGTATGA
- a CDS encoding alpha-D-glucose phosphate-specific phosphoglucomutase, translating to MTVTVKTTPYSDQKPGTSGLRKRVTVYQQPNYVENFIQSIFDSLEGFSGQTLVIGGDGRFYNDVAIQKAIRIAAANGFGKVMVGQGGILSTPAASNIIRKYKAFGGLVLSASHNPGGPEGDFGIKYNVGNGGPAPEKITDAVYARSQVIDSYKTLETPDIDLGAVGTQTVGDMVVEVIDPVSDYAELMQSLFDFDAIRALFAGGFSMTFDAMSAVTGPYAHKILEDMLGAPKGTVINGQPSPSFNDGHPDPNLVYCKDMYDLLMTADGPDFGAASDGDGDRNLIIGKNRFVTPSDSLALLAANAHLAPGYRDGIAGIARSMPTSAAADRVAEKLGIEMHETPTGWKFFGNLLDAGRVTICGEESAGTGSSHVREKDGLWAVLLWLNILAVRKQGVDEIVREHWKTYGRNYYTRHDYEEVDAAIANSLVDDLRGRLASLPGQVLNGLEVAYADDFTYHDPVDGSTSAKQGVRIGFVDGSRIVLRLSGTGTVGATLRLYLERYVPADGDHGQDTQVALEPLIALADDLASIKARTGRPTPSVIT from the coding sequence ATGACCGTGACAGTTAAGACCACCCCGTACAGCGACCAGAAGCCGGGCACGTCGGGCCTGCGCAAACGCGTGACGGTCTATCAGCAGCCCAATTATGTCGAGAATTTCATCCAGTCGATCTTCGACAGTCTGGAGGGGTTTTCCGGCCAGACACTGGTGATTGGCGGGGATGGCCGTTTCTACAATGACGTCGCGATTCAGAAAGCCATTCGCATTGCGGCGGCCAATGGTTTTGGCAAGGTGATGGTCGGGCAGGGCGGTATTCTCTCGACCCCGGCGGCCAGCAATATCATCCGAAAATACAAGGCCTTTGGTGGGCTGGTGCTGTCGGCCAGCCACAATCCGGGCGGGCCCGAAGGCGATTTCGGCATCAAGTACAATGTGGGCAATGGCGGCCCGGCGCCGGAAAAGATCACCGACGCGGTCTATGCGCGCTCGCAGGTGATCGACAGCTACAAGACGCTGGAAACGCCCGATATTGATCTGGGCGCGGTGGGCACGCAGACGGTCGGCGACATGGTGGTCGAGGTGATCGACCCGGTCAGCGACTATGCCGAGCTGATGCAGTCCCTGTTCGATTTCGACGCGATCCGGGCGCTGTTTGCGGGCGGCTTCAGCATGACCTTTGATGCGATGAGCGCGGTCACCGGGCCTTATGCGCACAAGATCCTTGAGGACATGCTGGGCGCGCCCAAGGGCACGGTGATCAATGGCCAGCCCTCGCCCTCGTTCAATGACGGGCACCCGGACCCCAACCTTGTCTACTGCAAGGACATGTATGACCTGCTGATGACGGCGGATGGGCCGGATTTCGGCGCTGCCTCGGATGGGGATGGCGATCGCAATCTCATCATCGGCAAGAACCGGTTCGTGACCCCCTCGGACTCTCTGGCGCTGCTGGCGGCCAACGCGCATCTGGCGCCGGGCTATAGGGACGGCATTGCCGGGATCGCCCGCTCCATGCCGACCAGCGCGGCGGCGGACCGTGTAGCCGAAAAGCTCGGCATCGAAATGCACGAGACCCCGACTGGCTGGAAGTTCTTCGGCAATCTGCTCGATGCGGGACGGGTGACCATCTGCGGCGAGGAGAGCGCGGGTACGGGCTCGAGCCATGTGCGCGAAAAGGACGGGCTGTGGGCGGTGCTGCTCTGGCTCAATATCCTCGCCGTGCGCAAGCAGGGCGTCGATGAGATCGTGCGCGAGCACTGGAAGACCTATGGCCGCAATTATTATACGCGGCACGACTACGAAGAGGTCGATGCAGCCATTGCGAACAGCCTCGTCGATGATCTGCGCGGGCGGCTCGCGAGCCTGCCGGGGCAGGTGCTGAATGGGCTCGAAGTGGCCTATGCGGATGACTTTACCTATCACGACCCGGTGGATGGCTCGACCAGCGCCAAGCAGGGCGTGCGCATTGGTTTTGTCGATGGATCGCGCATCGTGCTGCGCCTTTCGGGCACCGGCACGGTGGGCGCGACGCTCCGGCTTTATCTCGAACGCTATGTGCCGGCCGATGGCGATCACGGCCAGGATACCCAGGTCGCGCTGGAGCCGCTGATTGCGCTTGCCGACGACCTCGCCAGCATCAAGGCACGGACCGGTCGCCCAACGCCGAGCGTCATCACCTAG